One Catillopecten margaritatus gill symbiont DNA window includes the following coding sequences:
- the trmJ gene encoding tRNA (cytidine/uridine/adenosine-2'-O-)-methyltransferase TrmJ codes for MKKEMNYTFDSVRVVMVNTTEPGNIGAAARAMKNMSLSNLYLVNPKGYPSAVATARASGADDVLSEATVCETLEEALQGTHLVIGASARQRNIKWKQMDVVSACGEIKQVTGIKGQEVAVVFGTEKFGLTNDELDLCQILMTIPGNPDYFSLNVASAIQVFAYQNYVYNTTTEFEKSDNILASYEELEGFYAHLTQMLEHIDYFEDKRPKALLMRRLRRFFGKAEPEKEEVAIFRGILRNIKPFEK; via the coding sequence ATGAAAAAAGAAATGAATTATACCTTTGATAGCGTGCGTGTGGTTATGGTTAATACCACAGAGCCGGGCAATATTGGTGCAGCGGCACGGGCAATGAAAAATATGAGCCTTTCTAACTTGTATTTGGTTAATCCAAAAGGGTATCCGTCGGCTGTTGCTACTGCTAGAGCGAGTGGTGCAGATGATGTTTTATCAGAGGCAACGGTATGCGAAACTCTTGAAGAAGCCTTGCAGGGCACGCATCTTGTCATCGGTGCCAGCGCTCGCCAACGCAACATTAAATGGAAACAAATGGATGTCGTCAGTGCTTGTGGAGAAATTAAACAAGTCACAGGCATCAAGGGGCAAGAGGTTGCCGTGGTCTTTGGCACAGAAAAATTCGGCTTAACCAACGATGAATTAGACCTTTGCCAAATTCTGATGACCATCCCCGGAAATCCCGATTATTTCTCACTTAATGTTGCTTCAGCTATTCAAGTATTTGCCTATCAAAATTATGTCTATAACACCACCACAGAATTTGAAAAAAGCGACAACATATTAGCCAGTTACGAAGAATTAGAAGGTTTTTACGCCCATCTTACGCAGATGCTAGAACATATTGATTACTTTGAAGACAAACGCCCCAAGGCTTTGTTAATGCGTCGTTTAAGGCGATTTTTTGGTAAGGCAGAGCCTGAGAAAGAAGAGGTGGCAATTTTTAGAGGTATTTTAAGAAACATTAAGCCATTTGAAAAATAA